GTTACCGTTGCACGATGGATTTTTGCTTTCATCATAGTGCGAAACACGAAAAATTCCTCCCTTATCTCTACTTGATGGATGTAATCGTATTGTCGATCAGACGTGTTTTTCCAAAACGAGCAGCGAGTGCGATAATGATCGTCTGCCCTGCCTTTTCCTGCTCGACGGGTGTGAGCGCTGGATAGCTCAAAATTTCCACATAATCAATATCAGCCAGCGGCTTTTCTGAAATCATTTGCGTTATGCGATCTTTGATTTCAGATAGAGCCATGCCCTGTCCCAACCATTCTTCTGCTTGCTTGAGGCTCTGTGATAGCATGAGTGCTTGTGCTCGCTCATCCGCTGACAAGTAGACATTCCGAGAGCTCAGAGCAAGCCCATCTGCTTCGCGGACAATCGGGCATGGAACGATCTGTACTGGCATCGACAAGTCGTGAACCATTTGCGTCACAACAGCTACCTGCTGGGCATCCTTTTGTCCAAAAAAAGCGTAATCGGGCTGGACAATTTGAAACAATTTATTGACGACGGTCGACACGCCATCAAAATGACCCGGACGAGAAGCTCCGCACAATGGAGTCGTCACATTTGCCACTGAAATGTTGGTCAGAATTGGCTTCGGATACATCTCGCTGACTTCCGGGGTAAACAGGAGGTCCACACCCGCTTCTTCCGCCATTTTACTATCCCGTTCGATATCACGCGGATAGCGCTCAAAGTCCTCATTCGGGCCAAATTGCAGCGGGTTTACGAAAATGCTCATTACGACCAAATCGCATACTTCACGGGCAGCTTTTACCAAGCTGAGATGACCTTCATGCAAAAACCCCATGGTCGGTACCATTCCGATCGTTTTGCCTTGCCGACGTGCTTCTTTTATATGAACGCGCATCTCTTCGATGGTGGAGACTTGCTGCATCATTGTTTGTATCATGACTGCTTCACTCCTTCCCCGTACAATTCCTTAATGGTTTCTTCAGAGGCATGGAAGACATGCTCTGGTCCTGGGAAGCTTCTTGCTTCGACTTCTTTGTTATAGATCTCAACTGCTTCACGGATGGTTTCACCGATGTTTGCGTAACGCTTTACGAATTTCGGTGTGATGTCCGATGCGTAGCCGACCATATCATGGAACACCAGCACTTGCCCATCACAAGTCGCACCCGCTCCGATTCCGATCACAGCGATGTCCAGCTTGTCTGCAATCATGCCTGCGACCTCTTCCGGAACACATTCCAAAACAATAGCGAATGCACCCGCTTCTTGAATCGCAAGGGCTTCGTCCAACAATTTTTTGGCTGCCTCCAGATCTCTTCCTTGTACTTTGTAACCGCCTAATTGATGTACCGATTGCGGAGTAAGCCCAATATGTCCAACGACAGGGATGCCTGCTTGTACACAGCGTGTAATGATTGGAGCCAGTTCACGGCCCCCTTCCATTTTGACCGCCTTGGCCAGCCCTTCTTGCATTAGTCTGCCCGCGTTTTTCACTGCTTCCTCAACTGTTCCGTGATAGCTGAGAAAAGGCA
The window above is part of the Brevibacillus antibioticus genome. Proteins encoded here:
- the panB gene encoding 3-methyl-2-oxobutanoate hydroxymethyltransferase, with the protein product MAQTDRPITTSSIRKKKETRTPITMVTAYDYPSAKLVDEAGVDMILVGDSLGMVVLGYDSTIPVTMEDMLHHTKAVTRGAKRAFVVADLPFLSYHGTVEEAVKNAGRLMQEGLAKAVKMEGGRELAPIITRCVQAGIPVVGHIGLTPQSVHQLGGYKVQGRDLEAAKKLLDEALAIQEAGAFAIVLECVPEEVAGMIADKLDIAVIGIGAGATCDGQVLVFHDMVGYASDITPKFVKRYANIGETIREAVEIYNKEVEARSFPGPEHVFHASEETIKELYGEGVKQS
- the panC gene encoding pantoate--beta-alanine ligase is translated as MIQTMMQQVSTIEEMRVHIKEARRQGKTIGMVPTMGFLHEGHLSLVKAAREVCDLVVMSIFVNPLQFGPNEDFERYPRDIERDSKMAEEAGVDLLFTPEVSEMYPKPILTNISVANVTTPLCGASRPGHFDGVSTVVNKLFQIVQPDYAFFGQKDAQQVAVVTQMVHDLSMPVQIVPCPIVREADGLALSSRNVYLSADERAQALMLSQSLKQAEEWLGQGMALSEIKDRITQMISEKPLADIDYVEILSYPALTPVEQEKAGQTIIIALAARFGKTRLIDNTITSIK